A region from the Thermanaeromonas toyohensis ToBE genome encodes:
- a CDS encoding sodium:solute symporter family protein, translating to MGYDLTAKHVVAAVLTLIGVALVGKYAGRHIRGSADFLVGGHKANALIVAGTIVGTLVGGASTIGTAQMAYLYGFAAWWFTLGAGIGCLFLALFFVKPLYQGQKDTVPEILMAEFGPVSGTVSTIFVSLGIFLNIVAQVLSAIALLTTMFKISPLPAAFLSLLLMAFYVAFGGIWGTGLVGIVKLFLIYIAMLSAGLMAWMWGGGWAGYQASFPAYPYFSFFGRGFWQDFASGFSLIIGVLSTQTYIQAVVAGKSLNHARLGAILSAMLIPPIGLAGIFVGLYMRIHFPAIDSAAAFPLFILTHINPWLGGVILATLLIAVVGTGAGLTLGISTILVKDIYKLYLDKKASDVTLLKACRFMILVILALTLLFITGNIKSLVLKWSFMSMGLRGVTVFLPLCVALFAKGKVDRKAAVISMVLAPLSMLAGKFFLRVDLDPLFLGVLVSFLIISCGYVIHRISYLSKRNT from the coding sequence ATGGGATACGATCTTACAGCAAAGCATGTGGTTGCTGCTGTTTTGACTTTGATCGGTGTTGCCTTGGTAGGAAAGTATGCAGGAAGACACATCCGGGGCTCGGCGGACTTTTTGGTAGGGGGACATAAAGCAAACGCCCTTATTGTGGCTGGTACCATTGTGGGCACCCTAGTGGGAGGTGCCTCCACTATTGGTACTGCCCAGATGGCTTACCTTTACGGTTTTGCCGCCTGGTGGTTTACTCTAGGGGCAGGCATCGGTTGTCTATTTTTGGCTCTTTTTTTTGTAAAACCGCTCTATCAAGGCCAGAAAGACACAGTACCAGAGATATTGATGGCTGAATTTGGCCCCGTTTCTGGTACTGTATCTACCATATTTGTTTCTTTGGGCATATTTTTGAATATTGTAGCCCAGGTCCTTTCGGCTATTGCCCTGTTAACCACCATGTTTAAAATCTCGCCCTTACCTGCTGCTTTTTTGTCTCTTTTACTTATGGCCTTCTATGTTGCTTTTGGGGGTATATGGGGAACAGGCCTGGTAGGTATAGTTAAGCTATTTCTTATATATATAGCCATGCTCAGTGCGGGGCTTATGGCTTGGATGTGGGGCGGAGGTTGGGCCGGATACCAGGCCTCGTTTCCAGCTTATCCATATTTTAGCTTTTTCGGCCGGGGTTTCTGGCAGGATTTTGCCAGCGGTTTTTCCCTGATCATCGGCGTTTTGTCTACCCAAACCTATATTCAGGCTGTGGTTGCAGGAAAGAGCCTAAACCACGCTAGGTTAGGGGCGATACTAAGTGCGATGCTTATCCCACCTATTGGTTTAGCAGGTATTTTTGTTGGTCTATATATGAGAATACATTTTCCCGCTATCGATTCTGCAGCGGCTTTTCCTCTTTTCATCTTAACCCATATAAATCCGTGGCTAGGTGGGGTTATTCTGGCTACGCTCTTGATAGCGGTAGTAGGTACAGGAGCTGGTCTGACGCTGGGTATCAGTACCATTCTGGTAAAGGATATCTATAAGCTTTACTTAGATAAAAAAGCCAGCGATGTTACCCTTTTAAAGGCTTGTAGATTTATGATTTTGGTTATCTTGGCCCTTACACTTTTATTTATCACTGGCAATATCAAATCGCTGGTACTTAAATGGAGCTTCATGTCCATGGGATTAAGAGGGGTAACAGTTTTTCTACCCCTATGTGTGGCACTTTTTGCTAAGGGCAAAGTGGATAGGAAAGCAGCAGTTATATCTATGGTTTTGGCCCCCCTATCTATGTTGGCAGGGAAATTCTTTTTACGGGTTGATTTAGATCCCCTTTTCTTGGGGGTATTAGTAAGCTTTCTTATTATTAGCTGTGGTTATGTAATACACCGTATATCCTACCTTTCTAAAAGGAACACCTAA
- a CDS encoding methyl-accepting chemotaxis protein, with protein MKLRFTQTMFGRLLIWFLVVSFVPLVGVSFINYYITRSQIVAQCKQNMIHSVTLTSGAIEAWLNEKIVCLQELGKNPVFQSGDKEQIMAFLKSMKQAVPEAELILWAGSDGQSVNSMGATPSIKDREYFQEAIQGKISVSNLLIAKTTGNKIIIIAIPVRVPGGNSVLAMSIRTDVLTDMVARTKYGNKGYAYMIDRTGVVMAHPDEKMVMNENLTQSNSESLKSIAEKMVQGEEGIGEYTWEGVEKLVAYAPVKISGWSIALAAETSEVYGPVYNMVHFSQRAALLMALLAVLLAFAVSRQFSGPILKIAEQANTLATGDLRVAIATSFSGELGILGRALKKMIDNSKTILTYINQAAEDLEVAIQEISQAATDTARATEQVTENINQISAGAQEMVKSTSHISSAAEETAEQIAALARNVERIAGQTGQTLQRTEEGKNIMQALDQKNEETLRKAGMVQEAMARLADQAQRIRGITDIITGIAEQTNLLALNAAIEAARAGEAGRGFAVVAEEVRKLAEASSQQAAEIARVVVEVTGDVERAVQATQEATRLVKEQACIAEEALRYFESIARGSQEVAELLQEVEGQAKTVMEQAQKVSSAINDIVATSEESAASTEEIAASAQQMSAAAQNISARTKDLVKLMEKLKEQSQRFILT; from the coding sequence GTGAAGCTAAGATTTACCCAGACCATGTTCGGGCGCTTGCTGATATGGTTTTTAGTTGTATCCTTTGTACCCCTCGTAGGGGTTAGCTTTATTAATTATTATATTACCCGCAGTCAAATTGTTGCCCAATGTAAACAGAATATGATACATAGTGTTACCTTGACTTCAGGAGCAATCGAAGCTTGGTTAAATGAGAAAATTGTCTGCTTACAAGAGTTAGGTAAAAATCCAGTCTTCCAATCAGGCGATAAAGAACAGATTATGGCTTTTTTAAAAAGCATGAAACAGGCTGTCCCTGAAGCAGAACTCATTTTATGGGCCGGTAGCGATGGACAATCGGTTAATTCTATGGGTGCCACTCCTAGTATAAAAGATCGCGAATACTTTCAGGAGGCCATTCAAGGTAAGATAAGCGTATCTAACCTTTTAATTGCCAAAACAACAGGTAACAAGATCATTATAATAGCGATACCAGTTAGAGTACCTGGTGGTAATTCGGTGCTGGCTATGTCAATTAGGACTGATGTCTTAACTGATATGGTAGCCCGCACTAAGTATGGGAACAAGGGATACGCCTATATGATCGATCGAACCGGTGTGGTCATGGCCCATCCTGATGAGAAGATGGTCATGAACGAGAACTTGACCCAGAGCAATTCCGAAAGCCTAAAATCTATTGCTGAGAAGATGGTGCAGGGTGAAGAAGGGATAGGTGAGTACACCTGGGAAGGTGTAGAGAAACTAGTGGCCTATGCGCCGGTGAAGATAAGCGGTTGGTCTATAGCCCTGGCAGCCGAGACCAGCGAGGTTTATGGGCCGGTGTACAACATGGTGCATTTTAGTCAACGTGCTGCTCTTCTTATGGCCCTCCTAGCTGTATTGTTAGCCTTCGCGGTGAGTCGGCAGTTCTCTGGGCCTATCTTGAAGATAGCCGAGCAGGCCAATACACTGGCCACAGGCGACTTGAGGGTGGCTATTGCTACTAGCTTTTCTGGGGAACTCGGTATTTTAGGCCGTGCACTAAAGAAGATGATCGATAATAGTAAAACTATCTTGACTTATATTAACCAAGCTGCAGAGGACCTAGAGGTAGCCATCCAGGAAATTTCTCAGGCTGCTACCGATACAGCTAGGGCAACGGAGCAGGTAACAGAAAATATAAATCAAATTTCAGCAGGTGCCCAGGAAATGGTTAAGAGCACCAGCCATATAAGCAGTGCAGCAGAAGAAACAGCCGAACAGATAGCTGCTCTGGCAAGAAATGTGGAACGGATAGCTGGGCAGACAGGGCAAACCCTTCAACGTACTGAGGAGGGCAAAAATATAATGCAGGCCCTGGACCAGAAGAATGAGGAGACCCTAAGAAAAGCGGGTATGGTTCAGGAAGCCATGGCGCGCCTAGCAGACCAAGCCCAAAGAATAAGAGGCATAACGGATATTATCACTGGTATAGCAGAACAAACTAATTTGCTAGCTTTAAATGCGGCTATTGAGGCAGCCAGAGCCGGCGAGGCTGGCCGAGGCTTTGCTGTGGTAGCCGAAGAAGTAAGAAAGTTAGCTGAAGCCTCTAGCCAACAGGCTGCGGAAATAGCCAGGGTTGTGGTAGAAGTAACTGGGGATGTGGAAAGAGCTGTCCAGGCAACGCAGGAAGCTACTCGCCTGGTGAAGGAACAAGCGTGTATAGCTGAAGAGGCGCTACGTTATTTTGAAAGTATCGCAAGGGGGTCACAGGAGGTAGCCGAGCTGTTACAGGAAGTGGAAGGCCAGGCCAAGACCGTAATGGAACAAGCCCAGAAAGTAAGTTCGGCCATAAATGATATCGTAGCCACGTCTGAAGAAAGCGCAGCCTCCACAGAAGAAATAGCGGCTTCAGCTCAGCAGATGAGCGCTGCAGCTCAAAATATAAGTGCTAGGACAAAGGATTTAGTTAAGCTTATGGAAAAACTCAAAGAACAAAGCCAAAGGTTTATTCTTACATAA